Proteins found in one Geomonas subterranea genomic segment:
- a CDS encoding PaaI family thioesterase, with amino-acid sequence MPNSNVLKACEPTEIDLSGAADWVPFDAPALVGDSLRFVSGDSRGDRFRARYYRDADKHLHARFWLGPEAEGPPGHAHGGAVAAIMDEALGLAAWAAGYPIVVGNLNVSFRNMLPLKKVVTVESRVVSVEGRKIMVHGRIFRGDTTFAEAQCLCITIPGK; translated from the coding sequence GTGCCTAATTCAAACGTACTGAAAGCTTGTGAACCGACCGAGATCGACCTGAGCGGCGCCGCCGACTGGGTCCCGTTCGACGCGCCGGCCCTGGTGGGAGACTCGCTGCGCTTCGTCTCCGGCGACTCCCGGGGGGACCGTTTCCGGGCCCGCTACTACCGTGACGCCGACAAGCACCTGCACGCCCGTTTCTGGCTCGGCCCCGAGGCTGAGGGTCCTCCGGGACACGCCCACGGCGGCGCCGTGGCGGCCATCATGGACGAGGCCCTTGGGCTTGCCGCCTGGGCGGCCGGCTATCCCATCGTTGTCGGCAACCTCAACGTGAGTTTCCGGAACATGCTGCCGCTCAAGAAGGTGGTGACCGTGGAGAGCAGGGTCGTTTCCGTCGAAGGAAGGAAGATCATGGTCCATGGACGCATCTTCCGCGGCGATACCACCTTTGCCGAAGCGCAGTGCCTCTGCATCACCATCCCCGGCAAGTAA
- a CDS encoding cache domain-containing protein, which translates to MKIKRFKDWSIAGKVLSISLATVAIIAAVNFLYLLPTLQERILAEREDTLKAVVDLPVELIAEYDQRVQKGEFTLDEGQKRAKERIKAMRYADNEYFWINDLNAVMLMHPLKPELNGKDQSGMKDKNGKALFAEMANVARTKGAGIVEYFWPKPGSTVAVQKLSYVKMYKPWGWVVGTGLYMDDLHQVMTEMRWKIAALTLAIAVAVLLLGYLVASRISQNINRLIVVADELALGNVDVVIESDSRDETGNLAQAFGKMVDNIAEAARAAQKVAAGDLSVQLQAKSDKDVLATNLNVTIAAIQTMAADANMLAKAAMDGRLTERADVTRHQGEYRRIIEGVNATIARLVGLLDAMPAPAMIVDRDFSVTYMNELGAKVGGKTQAQVIGTKCYDHFKTSDCGSTNCACGRAMQTGAIASSETDAHPSAGLDLDIAYTGLPLRDDTGRVIGAFEVVTDQTAIKQAARLAKKISDYQELETRKLVHGLDKLAKGDVDFSITTAEADADTGEAKQIFDDLASAVNGCVDVIKTLNADTAHLSQAALEGRLTTRAEAHKHQGAYRDIVQGVNDTLSTMVGFMDNMPAPAMIIDNDFNVLYMNQLGAKVGGKSQAQVIGSKCYDHFKTSDCKTANCACAQAITSGLEATRETDAHPSVGLDLDISYTGVPIKDKEGKVIGAFEVVTDLTSVKTAARQAKKIADYQDRETKKLVDGLGRLALGDVNITLSTEPADSDMSEVKHTFDTLAQAVNSSAQANRTISQVAQQIAAGDLTLKLVERSPEDELMIALKAMLAKLNEVVTDVKGAADNVASGSQELSSSSEQMSQGASEQAAAAEEVSSSMEEMTSNIRQNADNALQTEKIASKSAKDAKEGGEAVSHTVSAMKEIAGKISIIEEIARQTNLLALNAAIEAARAGEHGKGFAVVASEVRKLAERSQKAAAEISQLSSSSVEIAERAGNMLNQMVPDIQRTAELVMEISAACREQDTGAEQINKAIQQLDQVIQQNASAAEEMSSTAEELSSQAEQLQGTITFFKVEGAEHGAKALPPLHGLKQEPQRQKSKPVTRKKTLTQSVAMAPLQTKRKAAASGLALEMEQDDSDFERF; encoded by the coding sequence ATGAAAATCAAAAGGTTCAAAGACTGGAGTATTGCGGGAAAAGTACTGAGCATCTCTCTTGCCACTGTCGCGATCATAGCGGCGGTGAACTTCCTCTACCTGCTGCCCACGCTGCAAGAGAGGATCCTCGCCGAAAGAGAGGACACCCTGAAGGCGGTGGTCGACCTGCCGGTCGAACTGATCGCCGAATACGACCAGAGGGTGCAAAAAGGTGAATTCACCCTGGATGAAGGGCAAAAGCGCGCGAAGGAGCGGATCAAGGCGATGCGCTACGCCGACAACGAGTACTTCTGGATCAACGACCTGAACGCGGTGATGCTCATGCACCCGCTCAAGCCTGAGTTGAACGGCAAGGACCAAAGCGGCATGAAGGACAAAAACGGCAAAGCGCTCTTCGCTGAGATGGCCAACGTGGCCAGGACCAAGGGAGCCGGCATCGTCGAGTACTTCTGGCCCAAACCGGGCTCGACCGTTGCGGTGCAGAAGCTCTCCTACGTAAAGATGTACAAGCCGTGGGGGTGGGTGGTCGGCACCGGGCTTTACATGGACGACCTGCACCAGGTGATGACGGAGATGCGCTGGAAGATAGCGGCCCTCACCCTGGCGATCGCTGTGGCGGTGCTGCTGCTGGGATACCTGGTAGCCTCCCGCATCAGCCAAAACATCAACAGGTTGATCGTTGTTGCGGACGAGCTGGCGCTCGGAAACGTGGATGTGGTCATCGAGAGCGACTCCCGCGACGAGACCGGCAACCTGGCCCAGGCCTTTGGGAAGATGGTGGACAACATCGCCGAGGCAGCAAGGGCGGCGCAAAAGGTGGCGGCAGGAGACCTGTCGGTCCAGTTGCAGGCGAAGTCCGATAAGGACGTCCTCGCCACCAACCTCAACGTCACCATCGCCGCGATCCAAACCATGGCCGCCGATGCCAACATGCTGGCCAAGGCCGCGATGGACGGGAGACTCACCGAGCGGGCCGACGTCACCAGGCACCAGGGGGAGTACCGGAGGATCATCGAGGGGGTCAACGCCACCATCGCGCGGCTGGTCGGGCTTTTGGACGCCATGCCGGCGCCTGCCATGATCGTCGACCGGGACTTCAGCGTCACGTACATGAACGAGCTCGGCGCCAAGGTGGGGGGGAAGACGCAGGCCCAGGTCATCGGCACCAAGTGCTACGACCACTTCAAGACCAGCGACTGCGGCAGCACCAACTGCGCCTGCGGCAGGGCCATGCAGACCGGCGCCATCGCCAGCTCCGAGACCGATGCACACCCGTCAGCGGGGCTCGACCTCGACATCGCCTACACCGGCCTGCCGCTGCGCGATGACACCGGCCGGGTAATCGGGGCGTTCGAGGTGGTCACCGACCAGACCGCCATCAAGCAGGCGGCGCGGCTGGCGAAGAAGATCAGCGACTACCAGGAACTGGAAACCAGGAAGCTCGTGCACGGCCTGGACAAGCTGGCCAAGGGTGATGTCGATTTCTCCATCACCACCGCGGAGGCCGACGCCGACACCGGCGAGGCGAAGCAGATCTTCGACGATCTCGCTTCGGCCGTCAACGGCTGTGTCGATGTCATCAAGACCCTGAACGCGGATACCGCCCACCTGTCGCAGGCGGCGCTGGAAGGGAGGCTCACCACCCGCGCCGAGGCGCACAAGCACCAGGGGGCGTATCGCGATATCGTGCAGGGGGTGAACGACACGCTCTCCACCATGGTCGGTTTCATGGACAACATGCCCGCCCCCGCCATGATCATCGACAACGATTTCAACGTCCTGTACATGAACCAGTTGGGCGCCAAGGTCGGCGGCAAGAGCCAGGCGCAGGTCATCGGGAGCAAATGTTACGACCACTTCAAGACCAGCGACTGTAAAACGGCCAACTGCGCCTGTGCCCAGGCGATCACCTCCGGGCTGGAGGCGACCCGCGAAACAGACGCCCACCCCTCAGTCGGGCTCGACCTGGACATCAGCTACACCGGGGTTCCCATCAAGGACAAGGAAGGCAAGGTGATCGGCGCCTTCGAGGTGGTGACCGACCTCACCTCGGTGAAGACGGCCGCGCGCCAGGCGAAGAAGATCGCGGACTACCAGGACCGGGAGACCAAAAAGCTCGTCGATGGGCTGGGACGGCTTGCGCTGGGCGACGTGAACATCACGCTCAGCACGGAGCCAGCCGACAGCGACATGTCGGAGGTGAAGCACACCTTCGACACGCTGGCGCAGGCCGTCAACAGCTCGGCCCAGGCCAACCGCACCATTTCCCAGGTCGCCCAGCAGATCGCGGCCGGTGACCTCACCTTGAAACTCGTCGAGCGCTCTCCCGAAGACGAACTCATGATCGCGCTGAAAGCCATGCTGGCCAAACTGAACGAGGTGGTCACCGACGTCAAGGGGGCCGCCGACAACGTGGCATCCGGGAGCCAGGAACTCTCCTCGAGCTCCGAACAGATGTCCCAAGGCGCCAGCGAACAGGCAGCCGCCGCGGAGGAGGTATCGTCCTCCATGGAGGAGATGACCTCGAACATCAGGCAAAACGCCGACAACGCCCTGCAGACGGAGAAAATAGCCTCCAAGTCGGCCAAAGACGCCAAGGAGGGGGGCGAGGCCGTATCGCACACGGTCTCGGCCATGAAGGAGATCGCCGGAAAGATCTCCATCATCGAGGAGATCGCCCGCCAGACCAACCTCCTCGCCCTCAACGCCGCCATCGAGGCGGCGCGCGCCGGGGAGCACGGCAAGGGCTTCGCCGTGGTGGCGAGCGAGGTGAGAAAGCTCGCCGAACGGAGCCAGAAGGCTGCGGCCGAGATCTCACAACTCTCCTCCAGCAGCGTCGAAATCGCGGAACGTGCCGGAAACATGCTGAATCAGATGGTCCCGGACATCCAAAGGACGGCGGAACTGGTCATGGAGATCTCCGCGGCGTGCCGCGAACAGGATACCGGCGCGGAACAGATCAACAAGGCGATCCAGCAGCTCGACCAGGTCATCCAGCAAAACGCCTCGGCGGCCGAGGAGATGTCGTCCACGGCGGAAGAACTCTCCAGCCAGGCGGAGCAGCTGCAGGGCACCATCACCTTCTTCAAGGTGGAAGGCGCCGAGCACGGGGCCAAGGCGCTTCCTCCCCTGCACGGGCTCAAGCAGGAGCCGCAGCGGCAGAAGTCCAAGCCGGTGACGCGTAAAAAGACCCTGACGCAGTCGGTGGCGATGGCACCACTTCAGACCAAGCGCAAGGCTGCGGCCAGCGGACTGGCATTGGAGATGGAGCAGGACGACTCCGACTTCGAGAGGTTCTAG
- a CDS encoding SH3 domain-containing protein has protein sequence MSKMIRNIILATAAVAAFAVPALAESTNCTVTAPEIRLRKTASKKAKVIAVLKKDAKVTAQSCSGGWVKVASADGKLNGYVGGWALSSAAPVMVASTEPVPIPSSAAPVAEAAKEVPSNEKLAMQITDLRLKVLNVERDVAMMRKDIKKIKVAMKHKK, from the coding sequence ATGAGCAAAATGATCCGCAACATCATCCTCGCAACAGCGGCTGTAGCAGCATTCGCGGTTCCCGCATTAGCCGAGAGCACCAACTGCACGGTGACCGCCCCGGAGATCCGTCTTCGCAAAACCGCCAGCAAGAAGGCGAAGGTGATTGCAGTCCTAAAGAAGGACGCCAAGGTGACGGCGCAAAGCTGCTCCGGCGGGTGGGTCAAGGTCGCCTCGGCCGACGGGAAGCTCAACGGCTACGTCGGCGGGTGGGCGCTCTCCTCTGCCGCACCGGTCATGGTTGCCTCGACCGAACCGGTGCCCATCCCGTCGAGCGCCGCACCGGTGGCTGAGGCGGCCAAAGAGGTGCCGAGCAACGAAAAGCTCGCCATGCAGATCACCGACCTGCGCCTCAAGGTGCTCAACGTCGAACGCGACGTCGCCATGATGCGCAAGGACATCAAGAAGATTAAGGTGGCTATGAAACACAAGAAATAA
- a CDS encoding YbaN family protein, protein MKHRHLKVRLVKSEWLRSLILAAGVLSLAAGIVGLFLPLVPTVPFLLVAVICFSRSSQRFHSWLVEHRHLGPMLKEYLAHGSIPLRAKCLALGAIWISFPVTAFGIVHAVWLRILLLSIAACVTLYLLVLPTSPRRAGDSDSAGGEQ, encoded by the coding sequence ATGAAGCATCGGCACCTGAAGGTCAGGCTGGTCAAAAGTGAATGGCTGCGCTCCCTGATACTCGCCGCGGGAGTGTTATCCCTTGCCGCGGGGATCGTGGGGCTGTTCCTTCCCCTGGTCCCGACGGTTCCCTTCCTCCTCGTCGCCGTGATCTGCTTCTCTCGCAGCTCTCAGCGCTTCCACAGCTGGCTGGTCGAGCACAGGCACCTCGGCCCGATGCTGAAGGAGTACCTCGCCCACGGCTCCATACCGCTTCGCGCGAAGTGTCTGGCGCTTGGCGCCATCTGGATCTCCTTCCCCGTGACTGCCTTTGGCATCGTGCATGCGGTCTGGTTGCGGATCCTGCTCCTCTCCATCGCCGCCTGCGTCACCCTCTATCTCCTGGTGCTTCCGACCTCTCCCCGCCGCGCCGGGGACTCCGATTCAGCGGGGGGTGAGCAGTGA
- a CDS encoding DUF1992 domain-containing protein, with product MIAERRIQEAMERGEFDNLPGRGKPLVQEDLSAVPEELRMAYKVLKNAGCVPPEVELTNEVASLRRLVLDMEESEERMKKVRELNFKLMKLEMTRKRPLSLDLLPEYQGKLLDKLQG from the coding sequence ATGATAGCTGAAAGAAGGATTCAGGAAGCGATGGAGCGCGGCGAGTTCGACAACCTCCCGGGGCGCGGCAAACCGCTGGTGCAGGAGGATCTCTCGGCGGTCCCGGAAGAGTTGCGCATGGCCTACAAAGTGCTCAAAAACGCGGGGTGCGTGCCACCGGAGGTGGAGCTGACCAACGAGGTCGCCTCGCTGCGGCGGCTGGTCCTTGACATGGAAGAGAGCGAAGAGCGGATGAAGAAGGTGCGCGAACTGAACTTCAAGCTGATGAAGCTGGAAATGACCCGCAAGCGTCCCCTCTCCCTGGACCTGCTCCCCGAGTACCAGGGCAAACTGCTCGACAAGCTGCAGGGGTGA